A stretch of the Spirochaetales bacterium genome encodes the following:
- a CDS encoding class I SAM-dependent methyltransferase, whose amino-acid sequence MTSQQCPICDEKMKNTGLCGNTWKIVQCRTCSLAKTIVPEAGRHDDYYEKDYFSGVSGKDFFSDFMQDNDKKRFYNILQKLDFYKKDNARLLDIGCAMGDFLVLAREKGWRVHGIEKSSYAAQQARSRLNADVHCGDLSEDFFPSDYFDVVTLHHTLEHIEDPVRDLSVIYNWLNKEGVIFVEVPNFGSLESRIYRDQWEDLRPEQHVSHFSPRSLKKLLEKTGFHVLRVETRIIHPWHSHCVIDYLHMFTHLFMNHHKASAESGKKKTIAGNHKNHRSNLSGIVNSLSWLLFRPWTLIEEKLTLAKRLIAFARKL is encoded by the coding sequence ATGACAAGCCAGCAATGCCCGATTTGCGATGAGAAAATGAAGAATACCGGATTATGCGGAAATACATGGAAGATTGTTCAATGTCGGACCTGTTCTCTCGCCAAAACGATTGTTCCGGAAGCCGGCCGTCATGATGATTATTATGAAAAGGATTATTTTTCAGGCGTAAGCGGGAAAGACTTTTTTTCCGATTTCATGCAGGATAATGATAAGAAGCGTTTTTACAACATTTTGCAGAAATTGGATTTTTATAAAAAAGATAATGCACGCCTTCTGGATATCGGCTGTGCGATGGGTGATTTCTTGGTACTCGCACGGGAAAAGGGGTGGCGGGTCCATGGGATTGAAAAATCTTCCTATGCCGCGCAACAGGCAAGAAGCAGATTGAATGCCGATGTTCATTGCGGAGACCTTTCAGAAGATTTTTTCCCATCGGATTATTTTGATGTTGTTACCCTTCATCACACGCTTGAACATATTGAAGATCCGGTGAGAGATTTATCCGTTATATATAATTGGCTTAATAAAGAAGGTGTTATATTTGTTGAAGTCCCCAATTTCGGTTCGCTGGAATCCAGAATCTACCGTGATCAATGGGAAGACCTTCGCCCCGAACAGCATGTGAGCCACTTTTCTCCCCGTTCGCTGAAAAAGCTGCTTGAAAAAACCGGCTTTCATGTTCTTCGCGTGGAAACGCGTATCATCCATCCATGGCATTCGCACTGCGTTATCGATTATCTTCACATGTTCACGCACTTATTTATGAATCACCATAAAGCGAGTGCGGAAAGCGGTAAAAAAAAGACTATTGCGGGTAATCACAAGAATCATAGAAGCAATCTATCCGGAATAGTGAACTCACTGAGTTGGCTGCTTTTCCGGCCATGGACCTTGATCGAAGAGAAACTGACGCTGGCCAAGCGATTAATTGCGTTTGCCCGTAAATTGTAA
- a CDS encoding B12-binding domain-containing radical SAM protein: protein MRVLFNVSSIKAQELLPYQEYPFGLLSLVSYLNARLSELTSKIIVGELEDSDINDFAPDVIGLSATSVIFSATVATVERIRKLDSHIPIVIGGAHISFLPHNLPLKADVAVLGEGEITFYELCRLFMRKKGLPSEELRHIKGIAFRENGELIRTDKNPLLDIKDVPVIECHDICEFKEKKELHFHVMTSRGCPYKCRFCASSWFWGKIRQQTPEATVNQIQYIVEKYSPEFMHIFDDLFTFNKSRLKEIQRLIVERKLHKKTAFECWVSGNTFDEEVARLLKEMNVVFVSFGLESGSPKIYKYLKGSWNSPEKNKKAVELAHRYGFIINTSMIIGIPGETIEDMKMTYDYIKSLPIDDGDLHLLTPYPGTEVWRYARERNLVTETMDDWHVLEYRNLTDPRTIYLGDTVSRADTLAFFNKISGLLARKRLRSKLVRRIGIILHPRRLLRRLGIKTMASRI from the coding sequence GTGCGGGTCCTGTTTAATGTATCCTCGATAAAAGCGCAAGAATTACTGCCTTATCAGGAATATCCGTTCGGGCTACTCTCTCTGGTAAGTTACCTGAACGCCCGTCTGTCTGAACTCACTTCGAAAATCATTGTGGGAGAACTCGAAGACAGCGATATCAATGATTTTGCCCCCGATGTGATCGGTCTGTCAGCCACTTCGGTGATATTTTCGGCAACGGTAGCCACTGTCGAGCGAATCAGAAAACTGGATTCGCATATCCCTATCGTCATCGGCGGCGCGCATATATCGTTCCTGCCGCACAATTTACCTTTGAAAGCCGATGTCGCTGTTTTGGGAGAAGGTGAAATTACCTTTTATGAATTGTGTCGATTGTTTATGAGAAAAAAAGGCCTGCCGTCGGAAGAACTGAGGCATATTAAAGGTATCGCTTTCCGGGAAAACGGGGAATTAATCCGTACGGACAAAAATCCGCTTCTCGATATAAAGGATGTACCTGTCATTGAATGTCATGACATCTGTGAGTTCAAAGAGAAAAAAGAGCTGCACTTTCATGTCATGACTTCCCGCGGCTGTCCGTATAAATGCCGTTTCTGTGCTTCGTCCTGGTTCTGGGGTAAAATTCGTCAGCAGACGCCGGAGGCAACCGTGAACCAGATTCAATATATTGTCGAAAAGTATTCGCCCGAGTTTATGCACATTTTTGACGATTTGTTCACGTTTAACAAATCGAGACTGAAGGAGATTCAGCGGCTGATCGTCGAAAGAAAATTGCATAAAAAAACCGCGTTTGAGTGCTGGGTGTCGGGAAATACCTTTGATGAGGAAGTCGCCCGGTTGCTGAAGGAGATGAATGTTGTCTTTGTCAGTTTCGGCCTGGAAAGCGGCTCTCCTAAAATATACAAATACCTGAAGGGAAGCTGGAATTCGCCGGAAAAAAATAAAAAAGCGGTAGAACTGGCGCACCGGTACGGATTTATCATCAATACATCAATGATCATAGGAATACCGGGAGAGACGATCGAGGATATGAAGATGACATATGATTACATCAAATCCCTGCCCATCGATGACGGGGATTTGCACCTTCTAACCCCGTATCCGGGAACAGAGGTGTGGCGTTATGCCAGGGAAAGGAATCTTGTTACCGAAACAATGGATGACTGGCATGTGTTGGAATATAGGAATTTGACGGATCCCAGAACGATCTATCTGGGTGATACCGTATCAAGGGCCGATACGCTCGCTTTTTTTAATAAGATATCCGGGCTGCTGGCAAGAAAAAGATTACGAAGCAAGCTGGTGAGAAGAATCGGTATCATCCTGCATCCCCGGCGTTTACTGCGAAGATTAGGGATAAAGACTATGGCCTCAAGAATATAA
- a CDS encoding PD40 domain-containing protein: protein MAKMKKAAFVIGISVILLILIVTMIGVTDESSDEASILKNGSFEKESFSRPAGWIIENADKGTFFFDRQNKADGNQSLLITIGSQSSEGTGALTLKQKISVSDFRGKEINISGKLKAEGAELGVFIAGTGVEAEHLVKAGVSDDFTEFSYSEAIPLNTYELYMVLMTFSKPNGKLWLDDIAIEPLQQPASGSSENGNSGIVTDKINTLGWQDSPYISRDGNRLYFMYTQLNCIDMVKGNLNIKGPPRAGHHFNPGKDDSDLYVAYKQPDGHWGNITNLPFNTMYADHSGMPNKTNTVFYFARGETPEHLDDDIYVVYKNKDGIWGKAKNLGSPINTRHVEDNPHISYDEKTLYFESNRPGGRGGFDIYSCELEASGKWSSPVNMGPVINTSEDESQIWMNDKGTECYFNRTNSKKGDTQIYFSRKDAKNRWMPVQHLDVGLPLVGEASFTADGNTLYFASVSPVDETITIMYAEKKKDGSWGKPKPVD from the coding sequence ATGGCAAAAATGAAAAAAGCGGCTTTCGTTATCGGCATCAGCGTTATACTTCTCATATTGATCGTCACGATGATCGGTGTTACGGATGAATCGTCGGATGAGGCGTCAATCCTGAAAAACGGAAGTTTTGAGAAGGAAAGCTTTTCGCGGCCTGCGGGCTGGATCATTGAAAATGCCGATAAAGGAACGTTTTTTTTCGACAGACAGAATAAAGCGGATGGAAACCAGAGCCTGCTGATTACAATAGGCAGCCAATCCTCGGAAGGAACCGGGGCGCTGACATTAAAACAAAAGATATCGGTTTCCGATTTCAGAGGGAAAGAAATCAATATCAGCGGAAAACTGAAAGCGGAAGGGGCGGAGTTGGGAGTATTTATTGCGGGTACCGGCGTGGAAGCGGAACATCTGGTCAAAGCCGGCGTATCGGATGACTTTACGGAATTCTCCTATTCGGAAGCGATACCGCTTAATACCTACGAGTTGTATATGGTTCTGATGACCTTTTCAAAACCGAACGGAAAACTTTGGCTCGACGACATTGCCATCGAACCGTTACAACAGCCGGCCTCGGGAAGCAGTGAAAACGGTAATAGCGGAATTGTTACGGATAAAATCAACACATTGGGATGGCAGGACTCTCCGTATATCTCCCGCGACGGAAACAGACTCTATTTCATGTACACACAGCTGAACTGCATAGACATGGTAAAAGGAAATTTGAATATCAAAGGCCCTCCGAGGGCGGGGCATCATTTTAATCCGGGTAAGGACGATTCCGACCTCTATGTCGCTTACAAACAACCCGACGGACATTGGGGTAATATCACCAACCTGCCTTTTAATACAATGTATGCGGATCACTCGGGGATGCCGAACAAGACGAACACCGTCTTTTACTTTGCGCGTGGTGAAACCCCCGAACATCTTGATGATGATATATATGTCGTCTATAAAAACAAGGACGGTATTTGGGGAAAAGCGAAAAACCTCGGCAGTCCCATCAACACAAGACATGTCGAGGACAATCCCCATATATCATATGACGAGAAGACACTCTATTTCGAATCAAACAGACCGGGAGGGCGTGGAGGGTTCGACATTTATTCCTGTGAACTCGAAGCATCCGGAAAATGGTCTTCTCCGGTGAATATGGGACCCGTCATCAATACTTCCGAAGATGAATCCCAGATATGGATGAACGACAAGGGTACCGAATGTTATTTTAATCGAACGAATTCAAAAAAAGGGGATACCCAGATTTACTTTTCACGTAAAGATGCGAAAAACAGATGGATGCCCGTACAACATCTGGATGTGGGACTGCCTCTTGTCGGTGAAGCATCTTTTACCGCAGACGGAAATACACTCTATTTTGCCAGTGTTTCACCCGTGGATGAAACGATTACCATTATGTATGCGGAAAAGAAAAAAGACGGTTCGTGGGGAAAACCCAAACCGGTGGATTAA
- a CDS encoding methyltransferase domain-containing protein produces the protein MKKKNPFLAWHLETKQRKINTLFQKYLKPGQRFIDIGCGHGNELALASRHVTDGELWGIDYVSENLKIAGKRVPDARLIHGDIQNMDKIHELPDNYFDVLHEYGATFLVPRWWRILPQYIRLVKPGGLIFWELSDRFSIAYLVYLFSVVPRLDETDTIFKRIIKSLLPSKFTFLSKAQIARCLEKNKSFCKLLELFPLFSLYIDGPLTIILNTMHTLQGNAIFDKLDKALTTFYNKYSGYYLILRKI, from the coding sequence ATGAAAAAAAAGAATCCCTTTTTAGCATGGCACCTTGAAACAAAACAAAGAAAAATAAACACACTCTTTCAGAAATACCTGAAGCCCGGACAGCGCTTTATCGATATAGGATGCGGGCACGGTAATGAACTGGCATTGGCATCCCGCCATGTGACCGATGGTGAACTCTGGGGAATAGACTATGTAAGCGAAAACCTAAAAATAGCCGGAAAACGCGTTCCCGACGCGCGTCTCATCCATGGCGATATCCAGAATATGGATAAAATACATGAATTGCCGGACAATTATTTTGACGTCCTGCATGAATACGGGGCAACCTTTCTTGTCCCCAGGTGGTGGCGGATACTGCCTCAATATATTCGTCTCGTTAAGCCGGGCGGATTGATTTTCTGGGAGTTATCAGACCGCTTCAGTATTGCCTATCTGGTGTATCTGTTTTCCGTGGTACCGCGACTCGATGAAACAGATACAATCTTTAAAAGAATCATAAAATCCCTGTTACCTTCGAAATTCACATTTTTAAGTAAAGCCCAGATCGCCCGGTGTCTGGAAAAAAACAAATCGTTCTGCAAATTACTGGAATTATTCCCTTTGTTTTCACTCTACATTGACGGCCCGCTTACGATTATTTTGAACACGATGCACACTTTACAGGGTAATGCAATCTTTGATAAACTGGATAAAGCACTAACGACATTTTATAATAAATATTCCGGCTATTATTTAATTTTAAGGAAAATCTGA
- a CDS encoding polysaccharide biosynthesis/export family protein — MINGILFFLCILFIALTGTGCQDIPIVNPSVKTTSGTGYVVPPAEPKPYVLQAGDTIEIQFYYHPSLNKKVTIRPDGKITLQLIDDVRAAGLQPEELDEYLTSVYSQKIKNPDISVIVQEFAAFFIYVGGEVLQPGAISLRGGLTCLQAIIKAGGFTDWAFKKEVVVLRNKGTARPEIIILDLTAEFKEGGVNNDIILEPKDIIFIPRKVTFE, encoded by the coding sequence TTGATTAATGGAATACTCTTTTTTTTATGTATACTTTTCATTGCACTCACCGGCACTGGCTGTCAGGATATTCCTATAGTTAATCCGTCCGTCAAAACAACAAGCGGGACAGGGTATGTGGTTCCTCCCGCGGAACCGAAACCGTATGTGCTGCAAGCGGGAGATACAATCGAAATTCAATTTTATTATCACCCTTCCTTAAATAAAAAAGTAACCATCCGGCCGGACGGAAAAATCACATTGCAATTGATCGATGATGTGCGGGCAGCCGGCTTACAGCCGGAAGAACTGGATGAGTACCTTACCTCGGTTTATTCACAAAAAATTAAAAACCCGGATATTTCCGTCATTGTTCAGGAATTCGCCGCTTTTTTCATTTATGTGGGAGGAGAAGTACTACAGCCCGGAGCGATTTCCCTCCGGGGCGGCCTTACCTGCCTTCAGGCAATTATCAAGGCGGGCGGGTTTACCGATTGGGCTTTTAAAAAGGAAGTCGTCGTACTCAGAAACAAGGGTACTGCCAGACCGGAAATAATTATTCTCGATTTGACCGCGGAGTTTAAAGAAGGCGGCGTCAACAACGATATCATTCTTGAACCAAAAGATATAATCTTTATACCCAGAAAGGTCACCTTCGAATAG